Proteins from one Microbacterium sp. Root553 genomic window:
- the glgB gene encoding 1,4-alpha-glucan branching protein GlgB, translated as MSHAEDTTTTSEWTAVAAGGHHDPHAVLGSHPATDASGRTVTVIRARRPLAESVAAVFEDGSRLQLAHVAEGIWEAQHAGAPVAYRLATAYAGGEETLAGDPYRHGPTLGELDLHLIAEGRHERLWDALGAHPRVVDGESGVAFAVWAPNATAVRVVGDVNGWSGESHAMRSMGGSGIWELFVPDLAAGTTYKYEIRTRDGSWIFKADPMAQAAQVPPETASVITQSTYAWSDGAWMTRRAATHAVAQSLSVYEVHLGSWRGGLSYRDAADPLIEHVTETGFTHVEFMPLAEHPFGGSWGYQVSGYYAATSRFGSPDDLRYLIDRLHQAGIGVIMDWVPGHFPKDAFALARFDGQPLYEHPDPRRGEHQDWGTLIFDYGRAEVRGFLVANALFWLSEFHVDGLRVDAVASMLYLDYSRNDGEWEPNIHGGRENLEAIRFLQEVNATAYRVHPGVLMIAEESTSFPGVTAPTDHAGLGFGFKWNMGWMNDSLQYIERDPMYRAHHEGEMTFSFVYAFGENYLLPISHDEVVHGKGSLVSKMPGDHWHKLANVRAYLGYMWGHPGKKLLFMGQEFGQLGEWSESRELDWWLLDQPSHAQLQDFVGELNRAYRAQAPLWERDSDGSSFSRLGAPSWDPNVIAFERRDAHGGRVAVISNFAGLERSGYRLTLPGAGVWQEILNTDAAAYGGRGSGNLGMVVAHDDGDGVASTTMTLPALSTIWLRYEGEPHVPTITHG; from the coding sequence ATGAGCCACGCAGAAGATACGACGACGACGTCGGAATGGACCGCGGTCGCGGCGGGGGGCCACCACGACCCGCACGCCGTCCTCGGCTCGCACCCGGCAACCGATGCGAGCGGACGCACCGTCACCGTCATCCGCGCACGGCGGCCGCTGGCCGAGTCCGTCGCAGCGGTGTTCGAGGACGGCTCGCGCCTGCAGCTCGCGCACGTCGCAGAGGGCATCTGGGAGGCTCAGCATGCCGGGGCACCCGTCGCCTACCGTCTCGCCACGGCCTATGCGGGAGGCGAGGAGACACTCGCCGGAGACCCGTACCGGCACGGACCCACGCTCGGAGAGCTCGATCTGCATCTGATCGCGGAGGGACGCCACGAACGGCTGTGGGACGCACTCGGCGCCCACCCGCGCGTGGTCGACGGGGAGTCCGGTGTGGCGTTCGCCGTCTGGGCTCCGAACGCGACCGCGGTGCGCGTCGTCGGCGACGTCAACGGGTGGAGCGGCGAGTCCCACGCGATGCGCTCGATGGGCGGAAGCGGGATCTGGGAGCTGTTCGTCCCCGACCTCGCTGCGGGCACGACCTACAAGTACGAGATCCGTACCAGAGACGGTTCCTGGATCTTCAAGGCGGACCCGATGGCGCAGGCCGCGCAGGTCCCGCCGGAGACCGCCTCGGTCATCACGCAGTCGACGTACGCCTGGTCGGACGGTGCGTGGATGACGCGGCGTGCGGCGACGCACGCGGTCGCTCAGTCGCTCTCGGTCTACGAGGTGCACCTGGGATCCTGGCGGGGTGGTCTGAGCTACCGCGATGCGGCGGATCCGCTGATCGAGCACGTGACGGAGACCGGCTTCACCCACGTCGAGTTCATGCCTCTGGCGGAGCATCCGTTCGGAGGATCCTGGGGCTACCAGGTGAGCGGGTACTACGCCGCCACGAGCCGTTTCGGCAGCCCCGACGATCTGCGATACCTGATCGACCGCCTGCATCAGGCGGGCATCGGCGTGATCATGGACTGGGTTCCTGGGCACTTCCCCAAGGATGCCTTCGCACTCGCCCGGTTCGACGGACAGCCCCTGTACGAGCACCCGGATCCGCGCCGCGGCGAGCACCAGGACTGGGGCACGCTCATCTTCGACTACGGCCGCGCCGAGGTGCGGGGCTTCCTGGTCGCGAACGCACTGTTCTGGCTCAGCGAGTTCCATGTCGACGGGCTCCGTGTCGATGCCGTCGCATCGATGCTGTACCTCGACTACTCGCGCAACGACGGTGAATGGGAACCGAACATCCACGGCGGCAGGGAGAATCTCGAGGCCATCCGGTTCCTCCAGGAGGTCAACGCCACCGCATACCGCGTGCACCCCGGCGTGCTGATGATCGCGGAGGAGTCCACCAGCTTCCCCGGTGTCACCGCCCCGACCGATCACGCGGGTCTGGGGTTCGGGTTCAAGTGGAACATGGGCTGGATGAACGACTCGCTCCAGTACATCGAGCGCGATCCCATGTACCGGGCGCACCACGAGGGCGAGATGACCTTCTCGTTCGTCTACGCCTTCGGCGAGAACTATCTGCTGCCGATCAGCCACGACGAGGTCGTGCACGGCAAGGGCAGTCTCGTCTCGAAGATGCCGGGCGACCACTGGCACAAGCTCGCGAATGTGCGAGCGTACCTCGGCTACATGTGGGGGCACCCCGGCAAGAAGCTCCTCTTCATGGGGCAGGAGTTCGGGCAGCTCGGCGAGTGGTCCGAGTCCCGCGAACTCGACTGGTGGCTGCTCGATCAGCCCTCGCACGCACAGCTGCAGGACTTCGTCGGCGAACTCAATCGCGCCTATCGCGCGCAGGCGCCGCTGTGGGAGCGCGACAGCGACGGATCCTCGTTCTCGCGCCTCGGGGCACCGAGCTGGGATCCGAACGTGATCGCGTTCGAGCGTCGCGACGCGCACGGCGGTCGGGTGGCCGTGATCAGCAACTTCGCCGGCCTGGAACGCAGCGGATACCGCCTGACCCTCCCCGGAGCCGGGGTGTGGCAGGAGATCCTCAACACGGATGCTGCCGCCTACGGCGGACGCGGCTCGGGAAATCTCGGGATGGTCGTCGCTCATGACGACGGCGACGGCGTCGCGTCCACGACCATGACGCTGCCCGCGCTGTCGACGATCTGGCTGCGCTACGAGGGAGAGCCGCACGTCCCGACGATCACCCACGGGTGA
- a CDS encoding alpha-1,4-glucan--maltose-1-phosphate maltosyltransferase, whose translation MAARTSSIRPNALRSPSQIPLRPVGAVSDGEGLRTTRIPLLDARPRVPEGFPPKAVVGEVVPFSVVSFREGHDIIGVHLRLTAPDGDESLHHLTPLLDGTDRWAADVAIDVQGDWSFRFEGFADDFATWAHAAELKVAAGVDVPVMAALGAQLLSRAAAEKDRPAAQRKRLAGVAASLADGDAETTIAVSTDPELAHIFADRPLTSLRSVSAPHRLLVERTAAGVGAWYEFFPRSEGARRLKDGSIKSGTFRTAARRLPAVAAMGFDVIYLVPVHPIGVTNRKGRNNTLTTEPADPGSPYAIGAAEGGHDAIHPDLGKPADFRAFVRAARAEGLEVALDLALQASPDHPWVAEHPEWFTTLPDGTIAFAENPPKKYQDIYPLNFDNDPEGIYREMLRIVQHWVREGVKIFRVDNPHTKPLQFWEWLIATVNAVDSDVIFLAEAFTRPAVMRALAAVGFQQSYSYFTWRNTKAELEEFLSSVSHDTSDYMRPNLFVNTHDILTEYLQFGGRAAYRIRACIAATAAPVYGVYAGYELFENVARPGSEENIDNEKYEYKVRDWEGAEAAGDSLAPLLRRLNEIRGAHPALRQLRNLSVHWSDDDAVLVYSKHLDAAFTGTGSPDTILVIANVDPHSVRETTVHLDTTVWGVEPGEPFEVEDLLTGAVWTWADHNYVRLDAFAEPVHILKVRSRA comes from the coding sequence GTGGCCGCACGTACAAGCAGCATCCGTCCGAATGCTCTCCGGAGCCCGTCTCAGATCCCGCTGCGCCCCGTCGGCGCCGTATCGGATGGCGAGGGCCTCCGCACGACGAGGATCCCGCTGCTGGATGCCCGCCCCCGCGTCCCCGAGGGATTCCCGCCCAAGGCCGTGGTCGGCGAGGTCGTGCCGTTCAGCGTCGTGTCGTTCCGCGAGGGCCACGACATCATCGGGGTGCACCTGCGTCTGACCGCGCCGGACGGCGACGAGAGTCTGCACCATCTCACGCCGCTGCTCGACGGCACCGATCGGTGGGCCGCCGACGTCGCCATCGACGTGCAGGGAGACTGGTCCTTCCGCTTCGAGGGATTCGCCGACGACTTCGCGACCTGGGCCCACGCCGCCGAGCTCAAGGTGGCGGCAGGTGTGGATGTGCCGGTGATGGCCGCTCTGGGCGCCCAGCTGCTGTCCCGCGCCGCTGCGGAGAAGGACCGGCCCGCTGCGCAGCGCAAGAGGCTGGCCGGCGTCGCCGCCTCGCTCGCCGACGGAGACGCCGAGACGACCATCGCCGTGTCGACCGACCCGGAGCTCGCGCACATCTTCGCCGACCGGCCGCTGACCTCCCTGCGCTCCGTCTCTGCCCCGCACCGTCTGCTGGTCGAGCGCACCGCGGCGGGCGTGGGTGCCTGGTATGAGTTCTTCCCGCGCTCCGAGGGCGCGCGCCGGCTGAAGGACGGCTCGATCAAGAGCGGCACGTTCCGTACCGCGGCCAGGCGCCTGCCCGCGGTCGCGGCGATGGGCTTCGACGTGATCTACCTCGTTCCGGTGCACCCGATCGGCGTGACCAACCGCAAGGGACGGAACAACACGCTCACCACCGAGCCCGCCGACCCCGGCTCGCCGTATGCGATCGGCGCCGCAGAGGGGGGTCACGACGCCATCCACCCCGACCTGGGCAAGCCCGCCGACTTCCGGGCGTTCGTGCGTGCCGCTCGGGCGGAAGGGCTCGAGGTGGCCCTCGACCTGGCGCTGCAGGCCTCGCCAGACCACCCGTGGGTCGCAGAGCACCCGGAGTGGTTCACGACGCTGCCCGACGGTACGATCGCGTTTGCGGAGAACCCTCCGAAGAAGTATCAGGACATCTATCCGCTCAACTTCGACAACGACCCTGAGGGCATCTACCGCGAGATGCTGCGGATCGTCCAGCACTGGGTGCGCGAGGGCGTGAAGATCTTCCGAGTCGACAATCCGCACACCAAGCCGTTGCAGTTCTGGGAGTGGCTGATCGCCACGGTGAACGCCGTGGATTCCGACGTCATCTTCCTCGCCGAGGCGTTCACCCGCCCCGCCGTCATGCGGGCGCTGGCCGCCGTCGGATTCCAGCAGAGCTACAGCTACTTCACGTGGCGGAACACGAAGGCGGAGCTCGAGGAGTTCCTCTCCAGCGTCTCGCACGACACCAGCGACTACATGCGGCCGAACCTGTTCGTCAACACCCACGACATCCTCACCGAGTACCTGCAGTTCGGCGGGAGGGCCGCCTACCGCATCCGCGCGTGCATCGCCGCGACGGCCGCCCCCGTGTACGGCGTGTACGCGGGGTACGAGCTCTTCGAGAACGTCGCCCGCCCGGGCTCCGAGGAGAACATCGACAACGAGAAGTACGAGTACAAGGTCAGGGACTGGGAGGGTGCCGAGGCGGCGGGCGACTCACTGGCGCCCCTGCTGCGCCGGCTCAACGAGATCCGCGGTGCCCACCCCGCGCTGCGTCAGCTGCGCAACCTCTCGGTGCACTGGAGCGACGACGATGCCGTGCTCGTCTACAGCAAGCATCTGGACGCCGCGTTCACCGGGACCGGCTCCCCCGACACGATCCTCGTGATCGCCAACGTCGACCCGCACTCGGTGCGTGAGACCACCGTTCACCTCGACACCACCGTCTGGGGTGTCGAGCCTGGCGAGCCCTTCGAGGTCGAGGATCTGCTCACCGGAGCTGTCTGGACCTGGGCCGATCACAACTACGTGCGCCTCGACGCCTTCGCCGAGCCGGTGCACATCCTGAAGGTGAGGAGCCGAGCATGA
- the glgX gene encoding glycogen debranching protein GlgX produces the protein MPANRDFTVPGGPVLDDLGVRLHDGVGTLRVWSQNASSIELVVFDATDLDWVVDQATLERLPGGVWEVTTELLQPGTRYAIRVGGPHGPGNTFNPETLLLDPYARGLAQGDGYEEWRSVVIVDGFDWGQSAKPRIPLDRTVIYEGHLKGLTKRQPDVPPALHGTYAGLAHPAMIEYFHELGITSIELLPVHAFVPEPRLLERGLTNYWGYNTLNFFTPHNAYATEDARKGGPEAVLAEFKGMVRLLHEAGLEVILDVVYNHTSEEGLGGPRSSFRGIDNAAYYRQDASGAYIDTTGCGNTLDTSTDAGARLVLDSLRYWAEEMQIDGFRFDLAAAIARDSAHTYTPDHPLLTAIANDPILKDTKLIAEPWDVGMGGWQTGNFPRGWMEWNDRYRDRVRNFWLSDIDYARRASAPVGVGGFATRLAGSSNTFADERGPLASINFVTAHDGFTLHDLVSYDVKHNEANGEHNRDGADMNRAFNHGIEGPTDDATILAARRKALRNLLGTLLLSAGIPMLTAGDEVGRTQRGNNNAYAQDSAMTWLSWEPEPWQDDLRAHVARLIRLRSENPALRPSRYARLGEHIPNASVMDWFDQNGETMESEQWTDPGNRTLQYVAASTPDREEANRILLIVHGTESPIDVRLPEDLEDATRFVSLWSSADERPSTVEETFAPGHILPIPGTSMRLFRVE, from the coding sequence ATGCCCGCGAACCGAGACTTCACCGTGCCCGGCGGTCCTGTACTCGACGACCTCGGCGTCCGCCTCCACGACGGCGTCGGCACGCTCCGCGTCTGGTCGCAGAACGCCTCGTCGATCGAGCTCGTCGTCTTCGACGCCACGGACCTCGACTGGGTGGTCGATCAGGCGACGCTCGAGCGACTCCCCGGCGGTGTGTGGGAGGTCACGACGGAGCTGCTGCAGCCGGGCACACGCTACGCGATCAGGGTCGGCGGCCCCCACGGCCCCGGCAACACGTTCAACCCCGAGACCCTGCTGCTCGACCCCTACGCCCGGGGTCTCGCCCAGGGAGACGGGTACGAGGAGTGGCGGTCGGTGGTCATCGTCGACGGATTCGACTGGGGGCAGTCGGCGAAGCCGCGCATCCCCCTCGATCGCACGGTGATCTACGAGGGACATCTCAAGGGACTCACCAAGCGGCAGCCCGATGTCCCGCCGGCCCTGCACGGCACCTACGCGGGTCTCGCCCACCCGGCGATGATCGAGTACTTCCACGAGCTGGGCATCACCTCGATCGAGCTGCTCCCGGTGCACGCCTTCGTGCCCGAGCCCCGTCTGCTCGAACGCGGCCTCACGAACTACTGGGGGTACAACACCCTCAACTTCTTCACCCCGCACAACGCCTACGCCACCGAGGATGCCCGCAAGGGCGGCCCCGAAGCCGTCCTCGCCGAGTTCAAGGGCATGGTCAGGCTGCTGCACGAGGCGGGCCTCGAGGTCATCCTCGACGTGGTCTACAACCACACGTCCGAGGAAGGACTCGGCGGACCCCGTTCGAGCTTCCGCGGCATCGACAACGCGGCGTACTACCGGCAGGACGCCTCGGGCGCCTACATCGACACCACCGGATGCGGCAACACGCTCGACACCTCGACCGACGCAGGCGCCCGACTGGTCCTCGACTCGCTGCGCTACTGGGCCGAGGAGATGCAGATCGACGGGTTCCGGTTCGACCTCGCGGCGGCGATCGCCCGTGACTCCGCGCACACGTACACCCCGGATCATCCGCTGCTCACCGCCATCGCGAACGATCCGATCCTGAAGGACACCAAGCTCATCGCCGAGCCGTGGGACGTGGGCATGGGCGGCTGGCAGACGGGGAACTTCCCCCGCGGCTGGATGGAGTGGAACGACCGCTACCGCGATCGCGTGCGGAACTTCTGGCTGAGCGACATCGACTACGCGCGCCGCGCCTCCGCCCCGGTCGGGGTCGGCGGGTTCGCGACCAGACTGGCCGGATCCTCGAACACCTTCGCAGACGAGCGCGGTCCGCTCGCCAGCATCAACTTCGTCACCGCGCACGACGGCTTCACCCTGCACGACCTCGTGTCCTACGACGTGAAGCACAACGAGGCCAACGGCGAGCACAATCGCGACGGCGCCGACATGAACCGCGCGTTCAACCACGGGATCGAGGGCCCGACCGACGATGCGACCATCCTCGCCGCTCGCCGCAAGGCCCTGCGGAACCTGCTGGGAACGCTGCTGCTGTCGGCGGGCATCCCGATGCTCACGGCCGGCGACGAGGTCGGACGCACGCAGCGCGGCAACAACAACGCCTATGCGCAGGACTCCGCGATGACCTGGCTGAGCTGGGAACCGGAGCCGTGGCAGGACGACCTGCGCGCGCACGTCGCGCGGCTGATCCGACTGCGATCGGAGAATCCCGCCCTCCGGCCCAGCCGGTACGCGCGTCTGGGCGAGCACATCCCCAACGCCTCCGTCATGGACTGGTTCGACCAGAACGGCGAGACGATGGAGAGCGAGCAGTGGACCGACCCCGGCAACCGCACGCTGCAGTACGTCGCGGCGTCGACGCCCGATCGCGAAGAGGCGAACCGGATCCTGCTGATCGTGCACGGCACGGAGTCCCCGATCGACGTGCGACTGCCGGAAGACCTCGAGGATGCGACGCGCTTCGTGTCGTTGTGGTCGAGCGCCGACGAGCGTCCGAGCACCGTCGAGGAGACCTTCGCCCCCGGGCACATCCTGCCCATCCCCGGCACCTCGATGCGACTGTTCCGGGTGGAGTGA
- a CDS encoding cysteine desulfurase family protein, producing the protein MQHYLDHAATTPLRPEARSAWLAASETVGNASSTHGAGQDARRLLEESRERAAAVLGCDPIEVVFTSGGTESINLAVQGLWHARPVDTDAIVMPDAEHHATVDTVEALLAAGATLRSVPVDRTAAIDLGVFSARLPGAALATALIANNEAGTINDAAALAAAAAAARVPLHLDAVSALGHVPLSFRGLRGDAPDAAGLVAMSVAGHKIGAPVGVGALVAARTARLAALLRGGAQQRGLRAGTQDVAGAAAFAVALELAEAEREAEHSRLQTLRDRLIDGTLHRVPQARLLGDPHERLPGNAHLLFPGAVGESLLFLLDMAGIAASTGSACQAGVAEPSHVVMAMGRSEEDARSVLRFSLGRTSSDDDIAAVLDAIADAYSRASGSGSAERS; encoded by the coding sequence ATGCAGCACTATCTCGACCACGCGGCGACCACACCGCTGCGCCCCGAGGCGCGGAGCGCATGGCTGGCCGCGAGCGAGACGGTGGGCAACGCGTCGTCCACCCACGGCGCGGGCCAGGACGCGCGGCGCCTTCTCGAGGAGTCGCGCGAGCGTGCGGCGGCAGTGCTCGGCTGCGATCCCATCGAGGTCGTCTTCACGTCCGGGGGCACCGAGTCGATCAACCTCGCGGTGCAGGGGCTCTGGCATGCGCGCCCCGTGGACACCGATGCCATCGTGATGCCGGATGCCGAGCACCATGCGACCGTGGACACGGTCGAGGCGCTGCTCGCGGCGGGGGCGACCCTGCGCTCCGTCCCGGTGGATCGCACGGCCGCGATCGATCTGGGCGTCTTCTCCGCTCGACTGCCCGGGGCGGCACTGGCCACCGCGCTGATCGCCAACAACGAGGCGGGGACGATCAACGACGCGGCCGCGCTGGCCGCCGCGGCGGCCGCGGCGCGGGTCCCGCTGCACCTCGATGCGGTGTCCGCGCTCGGGCATGTCCCGCTCTCGTTCCGCGGGCTGCGCGGCGACGCGCCCGACGCCGCAGGTCTCGTCGCGATGAGTGTCGCCGGCCACAAGATCGGCGCCCCCGTCGGAGTGGGCGCGCTCGTCGCGGCACGCACGGCCCGTCTCGCCGCGCTGCTGCGCGGAGGCGCGCAGCAGCGTGGTCTGCGTGCGGGGACCCAGGATGTCGCCGGTGCCGCGGCGTTCGCCGTCGCGCTGGAGCTCGCCGAGGCCGAGCGGGAGGCCGAGCATTCGCGGCTGCAGACGTTGCGGGATCGTCTGATCGACGGCACCCTGCACCGCGTGCCGCAGGCGCGGCTCCTGGGCGACCCTCACGAGAGGCTCCCCGGCAACGCACACCTCCTCTTTCCCGGCGCCGTCGGCGAGAGCCTGCTCTTCCTGCTCGACATGGCCGGCATCGCTGCGTCGACCGGATCCGCCTGTCAGGCGGGAGTGGCGGAGCCGTCGCACGTGGTGATGGCGATGGGACGCAGCGAAGAGGACGCGCGCAGCGTCCTCAGGTTCTCCCTCGGGCGCACGTCGAGCGATGACGACATCGCTGCGGTGCTCGACGCCATCGCCGATGCGTACTCGCGCGCATCCGGCTCCGGCTCAGCCGAGCGCTCGTAG
- the mnmA gene encoding tRNA 2-thiouridine(34) synthase MnmA, with the protein MRILAAMSGGVDSAVAAARAVDAGHDVVGVHLALSRAGGTLRTGSRGCCTIEDALDARRAADLLGIPFYVWDFSERFREDVIADFVSEYQAGRTPNPCMRCNEKIKFAALLERAIELGFDAVCTGHYATLIPTEAGLELHRAADNAKDQSYVLGVLTTEQLAHTYFPLGTTPSKAVVRAEAADRGLTVAQKPDSHDICFIPDGDTRGWLAEKVGTATGEIVDRTGEIVGSHEGAHAFTVGQRRGLKLGVPASDGKPRFVLEVRPVSNTVVVGPKEALAIREISGERFSWAGAAPVESEFECEVQIRAHAEPEPARAFVSSDGVRVEPEQPLNGVAPGQTAVLYVGTRVLGQFTIDRTVSAVPVDA; encoded by the coding sequence ATGAGGATACTTGCGGCCATGAGTGGCGGCGTCGACTCGGCCGTCGCGGCCGCCCGCGCCGTCGACGCCGGTCACGACGTCGTCGGCGTGCACCTGGCTCTCTCGCGTGCCGGCGGCACCCTGCGCACCGGTAGCAGAGGATGCTGCACGATCGAAGACGCGCTGGATGCCCGACGTGCGGCCGATCTCCTCGGCATCCCGTTCTACGTGTGGGACTTCTCCGAGCGTTTCCGCGAAGACGTGATCGCCGACTTCGTGTCGGAGTATCAGGCAGGGCGCACCCCGAATCCCTGTATGCGCTGCAACGAGAAGATCAAGTTCGCCGCCCTCCTCGAGCGCGCGATCGAGCTGGGCTTCGACGCGGTGTGCACGGGGCACTACGCCACCCTCATCCCGACGGAGGCCGGCCTCGAGCTGCACCGTGCGGCCGACAACGCGAAGGATCAGTCGTACGTGCTCGGAGTGCTGACGACCGAGCAGCTCGCCCACACCTACTTCCCGCTCGGCACGACGCCCTCGAAGGCCGTCGTGCGAGCGGAGGCCGCGGATCGCGGACTGACGGTCGCGCAGAAGCCCGACAGCCACGACATCTGCTTCATCCCCGACGGCGACACCCGGGGCTGGCTCGCAGAGAAGGTCGGCACGGCGACGGGTGAGATCGTCGATCGCACGGGCGAGATCGTGGGGTCGCACGAGGGTGCGCACGCGTTCACGGTGGGTCAGCGCCGCGGTCTCAAGCTCGGAGTCCCGGCGTCGGACGGCAAGCCGCGATTCGTGCTCGAAGTCCGACCGGTCTCGAACACGGTCGTCGTCGGCCCGAAGGAGGCGCTCGCGATCCGCGAGATCTCGGGCGAACGCTTCAGTTGGGCGGGGGCGGCTCCCGTGGAGTCGGAGTTCGAGTGCGAGGTGCAGATCCGCGCCCACGCCGAGCCCGAGCCCGCCCGCGCCTTCGTGTCGTCCGACGGCGTGCGCGTCGAGCCGGAGCAGCCGCTCAACGGCGTCGCACCGGGGCAGACCGCCGTGCTCTATGTCGGCACCCGCGTGCTCGGTCAGTTCACGATCGACCGCACGGTATCGGCGGTGCCGGTCGACGCGTAG